Proteins from a genomic interval of Kitasatospora herbaricolor:
- a CDS encoding carboxymuconolactone decarboxylase family protein gives MGEQQGPAARVPLIEESEATGRTAELYDLIKSRTGLPFVPDMFRLVSTRPDLMEVLITGYTGVFNDGVLPRATREMISAWSSKVNGCPYCVGTHNWFLSQFGGSEELTHAIATADKPGELPLDERTLALMELVTQVCTGAYRITDEDWDRVAAAGWSNEEMLEAVFTAGLFAFINRLVDGFGLGTAMTRSRISRQSDTDTDAGADGGAGTAA, from the coding sequence ATGGGTGAGCAGCAGGGTCCGGCGGCACGTGTTCCGCTGATCGAGGAGTCCGAGGCGACCGGCCGGACCGCGGAACTCTACGACCTGATCAAGAGCAGGACCGGTCTCCCATTCGTACCCGATATGTTTCGGCTGGTCTCCACCCGGCCGGATCTGATGGAGGTGCTCATCACCGGGTACACCGGCGTCTTCAACGACGGTGTGCTGCCGCGGGCCACCCGCGAGATGATCTCCGCCTGGAGTTCCAAGGTCAACGGCTGCCCCTACTGCGTCGGGACCCACAACTGGTTCCTCTCGCAGTTCGGCGGCAGCGAGGAGCTGACCCACGCGATCGCCACCGCCGACAAGCCCGGTGAACTCCCGCTCGACGAGCGGACCCTGGCGCTGATGGAGCTGGTCACCCAGGTCTGCACCGGCGCCTACCGGATCACCGACGAGGACTGGGACCGGGTCGCCGCCGCCGGCTGGAGCAACGAGGAGATGCTGGAGGCGGTCTTCACCGCAGGGCTCTTCGCCTTCATCAACCGGCTGGTGGACGGCTTCGGCCTGGGCACCGCGATGACCCGCAGCCGGATCTCCCGGCAGTCCGACACCGACACCGATGCCGGTGCGGACGGCGGAGCCGGGACGGCGGCGTGA
- a CDS encoding CRTAC1 family protein, which yields MATVVVATSLFFAVRDGVAVAGGDEVATQYKFQEMPIALPPGYESQPMNTVRVVNPAYHKIRSWISSVGAGIAINDLTGHGLADGMCIVDTRTDQIVVTYTPTARQADRFTPFVLDAAPLPMDKAMAPTGCTPGDFNGDGRTDLLATYWGRTPVVFLANSDAGTLSPSSYTPREVVSSQSLDGRYHGPRWNTDAAYVGDLDGSGHPSIVIGNYFPDSDVLDPTGLNNVEMNESLSSAKNAGGDHVLRWAKASAGPEPDVAFVEERDAIPFDASTGWTLAIAGADLTGQGRPDLYIANDFGHAHLLHNQSTPGRIKFIEATGRRDSTTPKSFVLGKGSFKGMGVDFADIDNNGNFDMMVSNITAAWGLEESNFLWVNRAKDNADMKRQLEDGVAPFTQEAREHGVAWTGWGWDTKMADFRNDGNLSILQADGFVKGNIDRWPWLQEMAMTNDDLLSNPAMWPNVQPGDDLAGDDVLAFYARTPSGTFANISKQLGLAVPTPTRAIATGDTTGSGLLDFAVARQWGPPAFYANQAPKPGNFLNLRLYRPSGESTAGQGITNTGTPAYGATVKITTPDGTRVSQLDGGSGHGGYRSFDVHFGLAAYNGPVTVELCWRDTSGAMHEKTEQLQPGTHSLLLTSDVQEVPSR from the coding sequence GTGGCGACGGTGGTGGTGGCCACCTCACTGTTCTTCGCCGTCAGGGACGGGGTGGCGGTGGCCGGGGGCGACGAGGTCGCCACCCAGTACAAGTTCCAGGAGATGCCCATCGCGCTGCCTCCCGGGTACGAGTCCCAGCCGATGAACACCGTCCGGGTGGTGAACCCGGCCTACCACAAGATCCGCTCCTGGATCTCGTCGGTCGGCGCCGGCATCGCCATCAACGACCTGACCGGGCACGGCCTGGCCGACGGCATGTGCATCGTCGACACCAGGACCGACCAGATCGTGGTGACGTACACCCCCACGGCCCGCCAGGCCGACCGCTTCACCCCGTTCGTGCTGGACGCCGCGCCGCTGCCGATGGACAAGGCGATGGCCCCGACCGGCTGCACCCCCGGCGACTTCAACGGCGACGGGCGGACCGACCTGCTCGCCACCTACTGGGGCCGCACCCCGGTGGTCTTCCTGGCCAACTCCGACGCCGGCACCCTCTCGCCCAGCAGCTACACGCCGCGCGAGGTCGTGTCCTCGCAGTCCCTCGACGGCCGGTACCACGGCCCCCGCTGGAACACCGACGCGGCCTACGTCGGCGACCTGGACGGCAGCGGCCACCCGTCGATCGTGATCGGGAACTACTTCCCCGACTCGGACGTGCTGGACCCGACCGGCCTGAACAACGTGGAGATGAACGAATCGCTCTCCAGCGCCAAGAACGCCGGCGGCGACCACGTGCTGCGCTGGGCCAAGGCCAGCGCCGGCCCCGAGCCGGACGTCGCCTTCGTCGAGGAGCGGGACGCCATCCCCTTCGACGCCTCCACCGGCTGGACGCTGGCCATCGCGGGCGCCGACCTCACCGGCCAGGGCCGCCCTGACCTCTACATCGCCAACGACTTCGGCCACGCGCACCTGCTGCACAACCAGTCCACGCCGGGCCGGATCAAGTTCATCGAGGCCACCGGCCGGCGGGACTCGACCACCCCCAAGTCCTTCGTGCTCGGCAAGGGCTCGTTCAAGGGCATGGGCGTCGACTTCGCCGACATCGACAACAACGGCAACTTCGACATGATGGTCAGCAACATCACCGCGGCCTGGGGCCTGGAGGAGTCCAACTTCCTCTGGGTGAACCGGGCCAAGGACAACGCCGACATGAAGCGGCAACTGGAGGACGGTGTCGCGCCGTTCACCCAGGAGGCGCGGGAGCACGGCGTGGCGTGGACCGGCTGGGGCTGGGACACCAAGATGGCCGACTTCCGCAACGACGGCAATCTCTCCATCCTCCAGGCCGACGGCTTCGTCAAGGGCAACATCGACCGGTGGCCGTGGCTGCAGGAGATGGCCATGACCAACGACGACCTGCTCTCCAACCCGGCGATGTGGCCCAACGTCCAGCCCGGCGACGACCTGGCCGGCGACGACGTGCTCGCCTTCTACGCCCGGACGCCGAGCGGCACCTTCGCCAACATCAGCAAGCAGCTGGGGCTGGCGGTGCCCACCCCGACCCGTGCCATCGCCACCGGTGACACCACCGGCAGCGGCCTGCTGGACTTCGCCGTCGCCCGCCAGTGGGGGCCGCCGGCCTTCTACGCCAACCAGGCGCCCAAGCCGGGCAACTTCCTCAACCTGCGGCTGTACCGCCCCTCCGGCGAGAGCACGGCCGGCCAGGGCATCACCAACACCGGCACCCCCGCGTACGGCGCCACCGTCAAGATCACCACGCCGGACGGCACCCGGGTCTCCCAGCTGGACGGCGGCAGCGGCCACGGCGGGTACCGCAGCTTCGACGTGCACTTCGGCCTCGCCGCCTACAACGGCCCGGTCACCGTCGAACTCTGCTGGCGGGACACCTCCGGCGCGATGCACGAGAAGACCGAGCAGCTGCAGCCCGGCACCCACTCGCTGCTGCTGACCAGTGACGTCCAGGAGGTTCCGAGCCGATGA
- a CDS encoding enediyne biosynthesis protein: protein MSPVTPRTAPKPVPVPAAAPPAAKDPRYLALRNFAISISVFNAFGYTLLGFEQPWLWPIIAVLSAYFTEIVFEVLSAWAQRRTPRFLGNGMRGMYEFLLPSHITALAANMLLYANDQLLPVLFATFVGVAGKHALQAPVAGRMRHFMNPSNFGITVTLVCYGSWVSIAPPYEFTENANTFFRVAIPLIIVTSGTVINALLTKKVALIVGWLGGFVIQALIRHWVWDVAIFSALGPMSGVAFVLFTNYMISDPGTTPSKPRNQFMFGSWVAMVYGVLMLFNVVYTLFFAVTVVCGLRGAGWWVAHLIKRSRTAKANGTGLGDSIAAELGKPTGSEAMAA, encoded by the coding sequence ATGAGTCCCGTCACCCCGCGCACGGCCCCCAAGCCCGTGCCCGTCCCCGCCGCCGCACCCCCCGCCGCGAAGGACCCGCGCTACCTCGCGCTGCGCAACTTCGCGATCTCCATCTCCGTCTTCAACGCCTTCGGCTACACCCTGCTCGGCTTCGAGCAGCCCTGGCTCTGGCCGATCATCGCGGTGCTCAGTGCCTACTTCACCGAGATCGTCTTCGAGGTCCTCAGCGCCTGGGCGCAGCGCCGCACCCCGCGCTTCCTCGGCAACGGGATGCGCGGCATGTACGAGTTCCTGCTGCCCTCGCACATCACCGCGCTGGCCGCGAACATGCTGCTCTACGCGAACGACCAGCTCCTCCCGGTGCTCTTCGCCACCTTCGTCGGCGTGGCCGGCAAGCACGCGCTGCAGGCACCGGTCGCCGGCCGGATGCGGCACTTCATGAACCCGTCCAACTTCGGGATCACCGTCACCCTGGTCTGTTACGGCTCCTGGGTGAGCATCGCCCCGCCGTACGAGTTCACCGAGAACGCCAACACGTTCTTCCGGGTGGCCATCCCGCTGATCATCGTCACCTCCGGCACCGTGATCAACGCGCTGCTGACCAAGAAGGTCGCGCTGATCGTCGGCTGGCTCGGCGGGTTCGTGATCCAGGCCCTGATCCGGCACTGGGTCTGGGACGTCGCCATCTTCTCGGCGCTCGGCCCGATGAGCGGCGTGGCCTTCGTGCTGTTCACCAACTACATGATCAGCGACCCGGGCACCACCCCGTCCAAGCCCCGCAACCAGTTCATGTTCGGCTCCTGGGTCGCCATGGTCTACGGCGTCCTGATGCTCTTCAACGTCGTCTACACGCTGTTCTTCGCGGTCACCGTGGTCTGCGGGCTGCGCGGAGCCGGCTGGTGGGTGGCGCACCTGATCAAGCGGTCCCGAACCGCCAAGGCGAACGGGACCGGACTCGGCGACAGCATCGCCGCCGAGCTGGGCAAACCGACCGGATCCGAGGCGATGGCCGCATGA
- a CDS encoding SAM-dependent methyltransferase: protein MTDEFDIPSLARAVDYLLGGAANGPADRTAAERACTAWPAGDLRAELRTARAALGRIVGHLVGGADVRQLLHIGAGLPTMGSTHQVAQRVSPDTRVVYVGRDDGVVDHARRLLRQQPRSPTAYVQGELGDPDQVLRDAAATLDLSRPVGLLLFGGLHFVPGEEDPAGLVRLLVDAVPSGSWVAFGHLAPHELAGPMDAALELLLPGWGTQVVRRDRAEVAALLGEDLELASPGVVAPGEWRPEPVAEQAGAPAMWCAVARKP, encoded by the coding sequence GTGACCGACGAGTTCGACATCCCCAGTCTGGCGCGGGCCGTGGACTACCTGCTGGGTGGTGCGGCCAACGGGCCGGCCGACCGGACGGCCGCCGAGCGGGCCTGCACCGCCTGGCCGGCCGGTGACCTGCGGGCCGAGCTGCGGACGGCCCGTGCCGCGCTCGGCCGGATCGTGGGCCACCTGGTCGGCGGGGCGGACGTGCGGCAGCTGCTGCACATCGGCGCGGGCCTGCCGACCATGGGCAGCACCCACCAGGTGGCCCAGCGGGTGTCCCCGGACACCCGGGTGGTCTACGTGGGCCGGGACGACGGTGTGGTCGACCATGCGCGGCGGCTGCTCCGGCAGCAGCCGCGCAGCCCGACGGCCTACGTGCAGGGGGAGTTGGGCGATCCGGACCAGGTCCTGCGGGACGCCGCGGCGACCTTGGACCTGTCCCGCCCGGTCGGCCTGCTGCTCTTCGGCGGGCTGCACTTCGTCCCCGGCGAGGAGGACCCGGCGGGCCTGGTGCGGCTGCTGGTGGACGCCGTCCCGTCCGGCAGCTGGGTGGCCTTCGGGCACCTGGCGCCGCACGAGCTGGCCGGGCCGATGGACGCCGCGCTGGAGCTGCTGCTGCCCGGCTGGGGCACCCAGGTGGTGCGCCGGGACCGGGCCGAGGTCGCGGCGCTGCTGGGTGAGGATCTGGAACTGGCGTCGCCGGGAGTGGTGGCGCCTGGGGAGTGGCGTCCGGAGCCGGTGGCCGAACAGGCCGGGGCTCCGGCGATGTGGTGTGCCGTGGCACGCAAGCCGTGA
- a CDS encoding SDR family NAD(P)-dependent oxidoreductase: MTPSRAVLLTGASSGTGMSSGTGQAAALRLHRAGWPVYATGRNLEALAGLAAEGIQVLHLDVTDEQSMIDAVDKITAEHGAVGTLINNAAYSLNGTIGETPIEEVRRQFETNVFGLSRLTQLVLPGMRAQGSGRVVIMSSIFGQFATPGRGYYQATKHALEAIGDSLRHEVSGFGIKVVLIEPSPVLGGFVPMSVADLGMSGQEKTGLYDDFWQYFVDWHGAYRETDHPTGRGRMAVRAETVAKVIEKAVSSDNPQIRYRIGVPSRLLPRMRWTIGDRLFEKFVRAFFPIP; this comes from the coding sequence ATGACGCCGTCCCGGGCGGTCCTGCTGACCGGCGCCTCCTCCGGCACCGGGATGTCCTCCGGCACCGGCCAGGCCGCGGCGCTGCGCCTGCACCGCGCCGGTTGGCCGGTCTACGCGACCGGCCGCAACCTGGAGGCGCTGGCGGGCCTGGCGGCCGAGGGGATCCAGGTGCTCCACCTGGACGTGACGGACGAACAGTCGATGATCGACGCGGTGGACAAGATCACCGCCGAGCACGGCGCGGTCGGCACCCTCATCAACAACGCGGCCTACAGCCTGAACGGCACCATCGGCGAGACCCCGATCGAGGAGGTGCGCCGGCAGTTCGAGACCAACGTCTTCGGGCTCTCCCGGCTCACCCAGCTGGTGCTCCCCGGGATGCGGGCCCAGGGCAGCGGCCGGGTGGTCATCATGTCCTCCATCTTCGGCCAGTTCGCCACCCCGGGCCGCGGCTACTACCAGGCCACCAAGCACGCCCTGGAGGCGATCGGCGACTCGCTGCGGCACGAGGTGTCCGGCTTCGGCATCAAGGTGGTGCTGATCGAGCCCTCACCGGTGCTCGGCGGCTTCGTGCCGATGTCGGTGGCCGACCTCGGGATGTCCGGGCAGGAGAAGACCGGCCTGTACGACGACTTCTGGCAGTACTTCGTCGACTGGCACGGCGCCTACCGCGAGACCGACCACCCGACCGGGCGCGGCCGGATGGCCGTTCGCGCGGAGACCGTGGCGAAGGTCATCGAGAAGGCCGTGAGCAGCGACAACCCGCAGATCCGCTACCGGATCGGGGTGCCCTCGCGGCTGCTTCCCCGGATGCGCTGGACGATCGGAGACCGGCTCTTCGAGAAGTTCGTGCGCGCCTTCTTCCCGATCCCCTGA
- a CDS encoding ABC transporter permease, with translation MSSATDSSVIRGGAAGGATGGTDAAGPTARGAEERPGASAERHRELGWPQYARGQFLLSWRVFWRNRRSTFIGFLLPVLLNLVVAAPLRDKEIGGVNAAAYSTVGFIGFALVTSFINLLNGVVARRDDLVLKRLRGTEVPATAIFAGQFGAAGAVVLLQVLLLGGLSVGWFGAPLPADPLLFVVTLVAGYLLFAVLAVALSGLTPSAEAAPMVATPVLLVCMFASGVVAPLSSMPQWLQGPAHNLPLAPVVETLRTAWFGRPFGAESWSGGAPARIDLLHGWQHAAGSLLLVAAWTAGAAVLGRRLFRWEPRHG, from the coding sequence ATGAGCAGTGCGACCGACAGCAGCGTGATCCGCGGCGGGGCAGCCGGCGGGGCGACCGGCGGGACCGATGCGGCCGGCCCGACGGCCCGAGGGGCGGAGGAGCGCCCCGGCGCGTCCGCCGAACGGCACCGTGAACTCGGCTGGCCGCAGTACGCGCGCGGGCAGTTCCTGCTCTCCTGGCGGGTGTTCTGGCGCAACCGGCGCTCCACGTTCATCGGCTTCCTGCTGCCGGTGCTGCTGAACCTGGTGGTGGCGGCGCCGCTGCGGGACAAGGAGATCGGCGGGGTGAACGCGGCGGCGTACAGCACCGTCGGGTTCATCGGCTTCGCGCTGGTGACCTCGTTCATCAACCTGCTCAACGGCGTCGTCGCCCGCCGCGACGACCTGGTGCTCAAGCGGCTGCGCGGCACCGAGGTCCCGGCGACGGCGATCTTCGCCGGGCAGTTCGGCGCGGCCGGCGCGGTGGTGCTGCTGCAGGTCCTGCTGCTGGGCGGCCTCTCGGTGGGGTGGTTCGGGGCGCCGCTGCCGGCCGACCCGCTGCTGTTCGTGGTCACGCTGGTGGCCGGCTACCTGCTCTTCGCGGTGCTGGCGGTGGCGCTCTCCGGGCTGACCCCGAGCGCCGAGGCGGCGCCGATGGTCGCCACCCCGGTGCTACTGGTCTGCATGTTCGCCAGCGGCGTGGTGGCGCCGCTCAGCTCGATGCCGCAGTGGCTGCAGGGGCCGGCCCACAACCTGCCGCTGGCACCGGTGGTGGAGACGCTGCGGACGGCCTGGTTCGGCCGCCCGTTCGGCGCCGAGAGCTGGTCGGGCGGCGCGCCGGCGCGGATCGACCTGCTGCACGGCTGGCAGCACGCGGCCGGCTCGCTGCTGCTGGTCGCGGCCTGGACGGCCGGGGCGGCGGTGCTGGGGCGGCGGCTGTTCCGCTGGGAGCCGCGCCACGGATGA
- a CDS encoding ArsR/SmtB family transcription factor: protein MTEKPAGAAEGVDSVLAALADPTRRRLLDLLAARGEVTATTLAGSLPVTRQAVVKHLSVLDAAGLVSGVRVGREVRYSVQPAALDATARWMATLAADWDRRLATVKRIAEAAEREAHRPGTPR, encoded by the coding sequence GTGACGGAGAAACCCGCCGGCGCCGCCGAGGGGGTCGACAGCGTGCTCGCCGCGCTGGCCGACCCCACCCGCCGCCGCCTGCTCGACCTGCTCGCCGCCCGGGGCGAGGTCACCGCGACCACCCTCGCCGGAAGCCTTCCGGTGACCAGGCAGGCGGTGGTCAAGCACCTCAGCGTCCTGGACGCCGCCGGACTGGTCTCCGGCGTCCGGGTGGGACGCGAGGTGCGGTACTCGGTGCAGCCGGCCGCGCTGGACGCCACCGCACGCTGGATGGCCACCCTCGCGGCCGACTGGGACCGCCGGCTCGCCACCGTCAAGCGCATCGCGGAGGCGGCCGAACGGGAGGCCCACCGCCCCGGGACACCCCGCTAG
- a CDS encoding carboxymuconolactone decarboxylase family protein gives MRRKFVQSRLRGLSLMQVRHVKPVGFDRARGGVAQVYRELERDFGVLAPPIALHSPATGPLAASWLMLRETMLVEGAAPRPAKEAVACAVSVANECPFCERMHTAVLHSLTPGRATDCGAGRFDEVTEWARLGAVRDTAAANPRPFPSGQLPELLGTVVIMQYLNRMVNVFLGGVPLPPGAPESSLRPVLRVLTWLIRSSARSEPAPGVSLDLLAPAPLPADLAWAEGNPVIASAFARAAAAVEEAGRADVPKAVQELLHDTLARWDGRPPGLGRGWADQAVAALVPQERPAARLVLLTALASYTVDETVIADFRRAAGEPGDRALVGLTAWASLTAARQVGAWMQQDG, from the coding sequence GTGCGCAGAAAGTTTGTCCAGTCCCGCTTGCGAGGTCTGTCGCTGATGCAGGTGCGCCATGTGAAGCCGGTCGGCTTCGACCGGGCGCGCGGTGGCGTCGCCCAGGTCTACCGGGAGCTGGAACGGGACTTCGGGGTGCTCGCACCGCCGATCGCCCTCCACTCGCCCGCGACCGGCCCGCTCGCCGCCAGCTGGCTGATGCTGCGGGAGACCATGCTGGTGGAGGGGGCCGCCCCGCGGCCGGCCAAGGAGGCGGTGGCGTGCGCCGTCTCGGTGGCCAACGAGTGCCCGTTCTGCGAGCGGATGCACACCGCCGTCCTGCACAGCCTGACACCCGGCCGCGCCACCGATTGCGGGGCCGGGCGGTTCGACGAGGTCACCGAGTGGGCCCGGCTGGGCGCCGTCCGCGACACGGCGGCCGCGAACCCGCGGCCCTTCCCGTCCGGGCAACTGCCCGAACTGCTCGGCACCGTCGTCATCATGCAGTACCTCAACCGGATGGTGAACGTCTTCCTCGGCGGGGTGCCGCTGCCGCCCGGCGCACCGGAGAGCTCGCTGCGCCCGGTACTGCGGGTGCTGACCTGGCTGATCCGCTCCTCCGCCCGCTCGGAGCCGGCGCCCGGCGTCTCGCTGGACCTGCTGGCGCCCGCCCCGCTGCCCGCCGACCTCGCCTGGGCCGAGGGCAACCCGGTGATCGCCTCGGCCTTCGCCCGGGCCGCTGCCGCCGTCGAGGAGGCCGGGCGCGCGGACGTGCCGAAGGCCGTCCAGGAGCTGCTGCACGACACCCTCGCGCGCTGGGACGGCCGCCCGCCCGGGCTCGGCCGGGGCTGGGCCGACCAGGCCGTCGCCGCCCTCGTCCCCCAGGAGCGTCCGGCGGCCCGGCTGGTGCTGCTGACCGCCCTCGCCTCCTACACCGTGGACGAGACCGTGATCGCCGACTTCCGCCGGGCCGCCGGTGAGCCGGGCGACCGCGCGCTGGTCGGGCTGACGGCCTGGGCCAGCCTGACGGCCGCCCGCCAGGTCGGAGCGTGGATGCAGCAGGACGGCTGA
- a CDS encoding GMC family oxidoreductase, with amino-acid sequence MTQTYDDIVVGSGSAGAAIAARLSEDPARKVLLLEAGPDFPGKDDLPADIRDGNAMSLSAHDWKFRAEISDGRRILFPRGKVSGGSSSVGATIALRGVPENFDEWAGAGNPEWSWSEVLPFYRKLEDDLDRGDEEIHGKGGPIPIRRWRADELTPAQAAFIDASLGAGFPEVADHNHPEATGIGPIPSNRRDTEVRVNAALGYLTPEVRSRENLTVRSGVLVHRVLFEGVRAVGVELSAGGGVAEEVRSRRVVLSAGAVNSPTILLRSGIGPAEDLRRLGIDVRVDRPGVGANLIDHPRTGVFMKPAPGAIDRGAPFLQAMVRTTAKGSSDFNDLQYYMVNHFDLTMFPDLQMLAGGNVILGVMVVDQKPQSRGRLRLSSADPAAAPDIDLNFLATERDLEKLADAVRTCWELVNHPGIRSLGEDFIVLNDQLIENEEMVRQYTRISLDSAYHPVGTARMGLAEDEGAVVDGHLKVHGTEGLYLADASVMPGIVNCNTNLTSTMIGERLADWLRAG; translated from the coding sequence ATGACGCAGACTTATGACGACATCGTTGTCGGATCGGGCTCGGCCGGCGCGGCGATCGCCGCACGGCTCAGCGAGGACCCAGCACGCAAGGTGCTCCTGCTGGAAGCAGGTCCCGACTTCCCGGGGAAGGACGACCTCCCGGCCGACATCCGGGACGGCAACGCGATGTCCCTGAGCGCGCACGACTGGAAGTTCAGGGCCGAGATCAGCGACGGCCGCCGGATTCTCTTCCCCCGTGGGAAGGTGTCCGGCGGATCGTCCTCGGTGGGGGCGACGATCGCCCTGCGCGGCGTTCCCGAGAATTTCGACGAATGGGCCGGCGCCGGAAACCCGGAATGGTCCTGGTCCGAGGTGCTGCCCTTTTACCGCAAGCTGGAGGACGACCTCGACCGGGGCGACGAGGAGATTCACGGAAAGGGCGGTCCGATACCGATCCGGCGGTGGCGGGCGGACGAGCTGACGCCCGCCCAGGCGGCATTCATCGACGCGAGCCTGGGGGCCGGGTTCCCCGAGGTGGCCGACCACAATCATCCGGAGGCCACCGGAATCGGGCCGATTCCGTCGAACCGCCGGGACACCGAGGTCCGGGTCAACGCCGCGCTGGGCTACCTCACCCCCGAGGTGCGGTCGCGGGAGAACCTGACCGTGCGGTCGGGCGTGCTCGTCCACCGGGTGCTGTTCGAGGGCGTCCGCGCCGTGGGGGTGGAGCTCTCCGCCGGCGGCGGGGTGGCCGAGGAGGTGCGCTCGCGCCGGGTGGTGCTCTCCGCGGGCGCGGTCAACTCGCCCACCATCCTGCTGCGCTCGGGCATCGGGCCGGCCGAGGACCTGCGCCGCCTGGGCATCGACGTCCGGGTGGACCGGCCCGGTGTCGGCGCCAACCTGATCGACCACCCGCGCACCGGCGTCTTCATGAAGCCGGCCCCCGGGGCGATCGACCGCGGCGCGCCCTTCCTGCAGGCCATGGTGCGCACCACGGCCAAGGGCTCGTCCGACTTCAACGACCTGCAGTACTACATGGTCAACCACTTCGACCTGACCATGTTCCCCGACCTGCAGATGCTGGCCGGCGGCAACGTGATCCTCGGCGTGATGGTGGTCGACCAGAAGCCCCAGTCGCGCGGCCGCCTGCGGCTGAGCTCCGCCGACCCGGCGGCCGCTCCCGACATCGACCTCAACTTCCTCGCCACCGAGCGCGACCTGGAGAAGCTCGCCGACGCCGTGCGGACCTGCTGGGAGCTGGTCAACCACCCCGGCATCCGCAGCCTCGGCGAGGACTTCATCGTCCTCAACGACCAGCTGATCGAGAACGAGGAGATGGTCCGCCAGTACACCCGGATCAGTCTCGACAGTGCCTATCACCCGGTCGGCACGGCCCGGATGGGTTTGGCCGAGGACGAGGGCGCGGTGGTCGACGGGCACCTGAAGGTGCACGGCACCGAGGGCCTCTACCTGGCGGACGCCTCGGTGATGCCGGGCATCGTCAACTGCAACACCAACCTGACCTCGACCATGATCGGCGAGCGGCTGGCCGACTGGCTGCGCGCCGGCTGA
- a CDS encoding DUF899 domain-containing protein, which produces MNLPKVATREEWLQARKELLEKEKQLTRLHDEVVAARPELPMVKVDKEYVFHGPQGELSLLDLFQGRRQLIVRHFMFGPDQEEGCIGCSMQADSVGHLAHINARETTFVMVSRGQLPKLEAFKARMGWDIPWVSSFGSDFNVDYHVTTEQGELPGVSVFMTDGTDVFHTYSIYDRGGDIFKNFYNYLDLTPLGRQEAQLEQPWDWWRHHDMYDNEAAATAGTNWWNGTDKFAS; this is translated from the coding sequence ATGAACCTGCCCAAGGTGGCAACCCGCGAGGAGTGGCTCCAGGCCCGCAAGGAGCTGCTGGAGAAGGAGAAGCAGCTCACCCGGCTGCACGACGAGGTCGTCGCGGCCCGGCCGGAACTGCCCATGGTCAAGGTCGACAAGGAGTACGTCTTCCACGGCCCCCAGGGCGAGCTGTCGCTGCTGGACCTGTTCCAGGGCCGGCGCCAGCTGATCGTCCGCCACTTCATGTTCGGCCCGGACCAGGAGGAGGGCTGCATCGGCTGCTCGATGCAGGCCGACTCGGTCGGGCACCTGGCCCACATCAACGCCCGGGAGACCACCTTCGTGATGGTCTCGCGCGGCCAGCTGCCCAAGCTGGAGGCCTTCAAGGCCCGGATGGGCTGGGACATCCCCTGGGTGTCCTCGTTCGGCTCGGACTTCAACGTGGACTACCACGTCACCACCGAGCAGGGTGAACTCCCGGGCGTGAGCGTCTTCATGACCGACGGGACGGACGTCTTCCACACCTACTCGATCTACGACCGGGGCGGTGACATCTTCAAGAACTTCTACAACTACCTGGACCTGACGCCGCTCGGGCGCCAGGAAGCGCAGCTGGAGCAGCCCTGGGACTGGTGGCGCCACCACGACATGTACGACAACGAGGCCGCAGCCACCGCCGGGACGAACTGGTGGAACGGTACGGACAAGTTCGCCAGCTGA
- a CDS encoding helix-turn-helix transcriptional regulator, with amino-acid sequence MQAAVERAIATMWERYEEPLSLDDIADTAILSKFYFSRVFRTLTGTSPGRFLSAIRLHKAKNLLLRTPLSVTDISYQVGYNSLGTFTSRFTRSVGLSPGRYRTLARAGMPREPGAFRSAASHRPCAVRGVVGVPDVGLPTRIYVAAFSDPIVQGEPVACDVLDGPGAFRLDGVAEGVWHLRAAVVGMRDVEPLPWNRRPLFIGASRPVTVRAGQEIEVDLETRGFCPFDLPILLALPELDCWQLPQPQLAARTLG; translated from the coding sequence TTGCAAGCCGCTGTCGAGCGTGCCATCGCGACGATGTGGGAGCGCTACGAGGAACCGCTGTCGCTGGACGACATCGCGGACACCGCCATTCTGAGCAAGTTCTACTTCTCCCGGGTGTTCCGGACGCTCACCGGCACCTCGCCGGGACGCTTCCTGTCCGCGATCCGGCTGCACAAGGCGAAGAACCTGCTGCTCCGGACCCCACTGAGCGTCACCGACATCTCCTACCAGGTGGGTTACAACAGTCTCGGTACCTTCACCAGCCGCTTCACCCGCAGCGTCGGGCTCTCCCCGGGCCGCTACCGGACGCTGGCGAGAGCGGGCATGCCCCGGGAGCCGGGCGCCTTCCGGTCGGCCGCCTCCCACCGGCCGTGCGCGGTGCGGGGCGTGGTCGGCGTCCCCGACGTGGGGCTGCCGACCCGGATCTACGTGGCGGCCTTCAGCGACCCGATCGTCCAGGGCGAACCGGTCGCCTGCGACGTCCTGGACGGGCCGGGAGCCTTCCGGCTGGACGGCGTCGCCGAGGGCGTGTGGCACCTGCGGGCCGCGGTGGTCGGGATGCGCGACGTCGAGCCGCTGCCCTGGAACCGCCGGCCGCTGTTCATCGGGGCGAGCCGCCCGGTGACGGTCCGGGCCGGGCAGGAGATCGAGGTCGACCTGGAGACCCGCGGGTTCTGCCCGTTCGACCTGCCGATCCTGCTCGCCCTGCCCGAACTCGACTGCTGGCAGCTGCCGCAGCCGCAACTGGCGGCCCGGACCCTCGGCTGA